The genomic interval GCTGCCACAATGGTCGCAGAAATAGGAGATTTCTCCGCTTTCTCTAAACCAGATAAGCTTGCTGCATATTTTGGTATTGACCCTTCTGTTAAGCAATCGGGTGAGTTTGAGGGCACCAAAAACAAAATGTCCAAACGCGGTTCCAGACTGCTCCGAAGAGTTCTTTTCACAACGGCTCTTGCTAATGTCCGCAAAAAACGTAACGGCAAGGAGCATAATCCGGTCCTATATGAGTAC from Peptococcaceae bacterium carries:
- a CDS encoding transposase — its product is AATMVAEIGDFSAFSKPDKLAAYFGIDPSVKQSGEFEGTKNKMSKRGSRLLRRVLFTTALANVRKKRNGKEHNPVLYEYYRKKCANKPKKVALGAVMHKLVAIIFAVLRDRKPFVLRYPEEHAKMLLEKNLAA